The DNA segment TCTGCGCAGGATCCTAAAAACACTATCGTATCGGTCAAACGCTTTATGGGCCGCAGCCTCACGGATATTCAATCTGGTGAGCAAGCGTTCCCATACCAGTTTGAAGCCAGTGAAAACGGTTTACCGCTGTTTGTTACGCCTCAAGGGCAAGTGAATCCGGTGCAAGTGTCGGCGGAGATTTTACGTCCTCTGGTTGAACGCGCTGAGAAAACCCTCGGTGGCGAGCTGCAGGGTGTCGTGATCACTGTGCCAGCGTATTTCGATGATGCACAGCGTCAAGGGACAAAAGATGCCGCGTCTTTGCTCGGTGTTAAAGTATTACGCCTGCTCAACGAGCCTACTGCGGCGGCAATCGCCTACGGGTTAGATTCGAAGCAAGAAGGTGTGATCGCGATTTACGATCTCGGCGGCGGTACCTTTGATATCTCTATTCTGCGTTTAAATCGTGGCGTTTTTGAGGTGCTAGCTACAGGCGGCGATTCGGCGCTAGGTGGCGATGACTTTGACCATTTGTTGCAGGCGCATATGCAGCAAGTGTGGCAATTGACGAACCTTGATCCGCAGCTAAGTCGTCAGTTATTGATTGAAGCGCGCCGTGTGAAAGAAGCCTTAACCGATGCGAGTGACGTCGAAGCGAGCCTGACGCTTGCCGATGGCACTGTGCTCAAGCAAGTGGTGACCAAAGCTGAGTTTGATAACTTAATCAGCGCATTAGTGAAGAAAACCATCGCCAGCTGTCGTCGCACCCTACGTGATGCGGGCGTAACGGCTGATGAAGTGTTAGAAACCGTGATGGTGGGTGGTTCAACCCGCGTGCCATTAGTGCGTGAACAGGTTGAAACCTTTTTCGGTAAGGCGCCATTAACCTCTATCGACCCAGATCGCGTCGTTGCGATTGGCGCGGCGATTCAGGCCGATATTCTGGTCGGTAACAAACCCGAGTCTGAATTATTACTGCTCGATGTGATCCCTTTGTCATTAGGGATTGAAACCATGGGCGGTTTAGTGGAAAAAGTGGTTTCTCGTAACACCACGATTCCAGTCGCTCGCGCCCAAGAGTTTACCACCTTTAAGGATGGTCAAACGGCGATGGCCTTCCATGTGGTGCAGGGCGAGCGTGAGTTAGTCGATGATTGTCGCTCACTCGCACGCTTTACGCTTAAAGGTATTCCCCGTTAGCGGCGGGCGCTGCCCATATTCGCGTGACCTTCCAAGTCGATGCCGATGGGTTGCTTAGCGTCACTGCGATGGAGAAATCCACCGGCGTGCAATCGAGCATTCAGGTCAAGCCTTCGTTTGGTTTATCGGATACCGAAATCGCGACTATGCTCAAGGACTCGATGAAGCATGCGAAGGAAGACATCAGTCGTCGTATGCTGGCCGAGCAGCAAGTAGAGGCGGCAAGGGTACTTGAGTCGTTAAATGCGGCGCTTGCAAAAGATGGCGACCTGCTGACAAGTGATGAGCGTCAGCAGATTGATGCGGTCATGGCACAGCTTGCCGAAATTGCCCGTGGTGATGATGCCGATGCGATTAAGCAAGCGATTGAAGTCCTCGATGAACATACTCAGGATTTCGCCGCGAAGCGTATGGATAATTCTATTCGAGTGGCCTTTAAGGGTCAGTCAATTGACAACATATAGGTGATGTGATGCCCCAGTTAGTCTTTCTTCCCCATGCTGAGTTATGTCCCGATGGCGCAGTGTTGGAAGCCAAAGTAGGTGAAACGATTCTCGATGTGGCGCTGCGTAATGGCATCAATATCGAGCATGCCTGTGAAAAATCCTGTGCCTGCACCACATGCCATTGCATCGTGCGTGAAGGCTTTGATGAGTTAGATCCAAGCGATGAGCTTGAAGATGATATGCTCGATAAGGCATGGGGACTTGAGCCTGAGAGCCGCTTGTCTTGCCAAGCCAAAGTTGTCGATAGCGATCTGGTGATTGAAATTCCGAAGTACACTGTGAATATGGTGAGCGAAGGTTAATCAACCCGATGCGATGATATCGTCAAAAACCAGTCCATGTGACTGGTTTTTGGCTTATGGCGCCCAGCATTTGCGCAAGCAATAATTGCCATGATTGATTTATCCTAATCCGAGCGTATGATGCGCTCAAAATGAAATGGTTGTCGGAGACCAAAATGAGAATCGCGATCCTATCGCAAGGGCCTGAGCTATATTCCACAAAGCGACTCGTTGAGGCTGCGACATTACGTGGTCACGAAGTCCAAGTGATCAACCCGCTCGAATGTTACATGAACATCAATATGCGTCAGTCGAGCATCCATATTGGTGGGGAAGAATTGCCGCCTTTTGATGCGGTGATCCCGCGTATTGGTGCATCTATTACTTTTTATGGCTCAGCTGTGCTGCGTCAGTTTGAGATGATGGGCGTGTATGCGCTCAATGATTCCGTCGGCATTTCTCGCTCCCGCGATAAGTTACGTTCGATGCAGTTGATGTCACGCCGTGGTATCGGCTTGCCGATCACCGGCTTTGCCAATAAGCCAAGCGATATTCCTGATCTTATCGACATGGTGGGCGGCGCGCCGTTAGTGATCAAGTTGCTTGAGGGCACGCAGGGCATTGGGGTGGTGTTAGCCGAAACTCGCAAAGCGGCTGAGAGTGTGATTGAAGCTTTTATGGGATTAAAAGCCAACATCATGGTGCAGGAATACATTAAAGAAGCCAATGGCGCCGACATTCGCTGCTTTGTGCTAGGCGATAAAGTGATTGCAGCGATGAAACGCCAAGCCATGCCTGGGGAGTTTCGCTCAAACTTACACCGTGGCGGCACCGCAAGTTTAGTTAAACTGACCCCTGAAGAGCGTTCAGTCGCAATCCGTGCGGCCAAGACCATGGGCCTCAATGTGGCGGGTGTCGATTTACTGCGTTCAAATCATGGCCCTGTGGTAATGGAAGTAAACTCCTCGCCAGGTCTTGAAGGGATTGAAGGCGCCACCGCAAAAGATGTTGCTGGTGCCATTATTGAGTTTGTTGAAAAGAACGCCCTCAAGGCAAAAAAGCCCACTCAAGCGTAGAGTTAACGCGTTCTTAAGCTACACTCAGGAGAGCAAGGTTTAGCTGCAGATGGTAAAAGGGGGAGCGGATGTCGTTAAAGTGGATTGACTCATTAGATATCGCCTTAGAATTGCTGGAGAAGCATTCTGAGGTTGACCCCCACAAGCTGCATTTTACTCAGTTATATGAGTGGGTATTAGCCCTCGATGATTTTGATGACGATCCTAAGCATTGTAATGAGCGGATATTAGAAGCCATTCAGCAATGCTGGATTGAAGAGAAATAACCATCGCCCCGATGGGGCATCTTGTCCCGCAAAAGCGCACTTGCGTGACGGTTGTCACGTTTAGTGATCCCTAAAAGGGGATTTTTGTAGGAGTTTGATCGGCATCAAATTCATTTTAAGTGAATGACGTACCTTGTTATGTATCCGTTAAGTGGTTAAGCGCTTAATGTTATTCTGGCTACGCAAGGATGTTCACATGAAACTTTTGTTTGCTTTGTTATTCACACTGTTACCCGCCTTGGCATGGGCTCATCCTGGTCATGGTGGCGTTGGTATCTTCCATCATTTGCTCGATTTAGCCCCTGCCATTATTTTGGTTGCCTTGATTGCGTGGGCGAGCATTTGGGCAAAAAATAAAAAATAACCCCTGAGTCTTTGGCAAATATGCCAATTTAGTTGTGTTGTTATCCTTTCGCCAGTCCAGTCGAATGACAGGTCTGGCGTTTTTGTGTGATCAATCTGGTTACAAATCCAGCCAATGTGCGCAATATCTCAGACTTATTTGCTTTAAAGATAGGATTTGTTTTTTAAATTTCGTATAATCCGCGCGAATTTTTCAAACTTGCTGACAAAGGAAGCTTGTTATGGCGATCGAACGCACATTTTCTATCATTAAGCCTGATGCAGTTGCTAAAAACCACATCGGTGCAATCTACAACCGTTTTGAAACTGCTGGTCTGAAGATCGTTGCAGCTAAAATGTTACACCTGACTAAAGAACAAGCTGAAGGTTTCTATGCTGAGCATAGCGAGCGTGGCTTCTTCGGTGCTCTGGTTGCTTTCATGACTTCTGGCCCAATCATGGTTCAAGTATTAGAAGGCGAAAACGCTGTTTTAGCTCACCGCGAAATTTTAGGTGCAACTAACCCAGCTCAAGCGGCTCCAGGTACTATCCGTGCTGACTTCGCTCAAAGCATCGACGAAAACGCAGCTCACGGTTCTGATTCTTTAGAATCAGCAGCACGTGAAATTGCTTACTTCTTCAGTGCTGAAGAACTGTGTCCACGTACTCGTTAATCTGAGTGCCAGACCGAAGAAGGGAGCCTAAGGGCTCCTTTTTTATTGGCGGCATTTTGCTAACTATGCCAAAGACAAAGTGTTTAATGCTAGTAACAGGTTATTTTTATTCAGTTTTTAAAAATTTTAAAAACCTTCCTTGAAATCCGCTTTCCTATCCTTATATCTATTGCAGGATCGCTCGATGAGGATCCCAATCGATTCTGTGCCGCTAGGACAGAAGTTAATTTCTGCGAGTATAAATGCGTTTTCAATTGAAAACGTTCGCCACTTTCCCATATTGCTTAAGACAAGGATATGAATATGCGTACTTATGATTTAACTCCTCTTTACCGTAGTGCTATTGGTTTTGATCGTTTAGCCCAGATGGCAGAACATGCTGCCGCGAATAATGGCAACTCAGGTTATCCTCCCTATAACATTGAACTCCTTGGTGAAAATCGTTATCGCATTACTATGGCCGTGGCCGGGTTCTCGATGGAAGAGCTTGAGATCAGTAGCGAAGGTGAGAAGTTACTGGTTAGAGGCAATAAAGCCGAGAGCCAAACCGAGCGTAAATACCTATACCAAGGTATTGCCGAGCGCGGGTTTGAACGTACCTTCCAACTGGCGGATTATGTGACCGTATTGGGTGCCAGTTTAGAGAATGGTTTATTGAACATTGATTTAGTGCGTGAAATCCCAGAAGCGTTAAAACCACGCAAGATTGAAATCACCACTTCGCGTCTATTAGATGGTCAATCCTAATCCTGAATCGCGCGGATAAAGAAGGGGAGCTTAATGCTCCCCTTATTGTTATCCCACCAATAAAATCCCATGTGGTCTATGTCAAAGCCTTGCTATGGCAAGCTCACATAGGGTTAATGGGGATATCAGCGTTATGCTCTCATCGCTTTCTCGCCGCGGGCCAGGCCCACTACGCCCGAGCGCGATACTTCAACCACTTTAGTCACTTCACCCATGGAGTGAATAAAGGCATCGAGTTTTTCGGTCGTGCCCACCAATTGAATGGTGTAGAGATTGGCGGTGACATCGACAATTTGCCCACGGAAGATATCGGCGGTGCGCTTAATTTCTTCCCGTAATTCCCCTTGGGCGCGGACTTTAACCAGTGCCAACTCCCGCTCGATATAAGCCGATTCGGTGACATTCGACACCTTAAGCACATCGACTAACTTGTGTAGCTGTTTCTCGATTTGCTCTAGCACTTTCTCGTCGGCCACCACGGTAATATTGAGGCGCGATAAGGTGTTATCATCGGTTGGTGCCACAGTTAAACTTTCGATGTTGTAACCGCGCTGGGAAAACAGGCCGACAACACGGGATAGGGCGCCGGATTGGTTTTCGAGTAATACAGATATAATTCGACGCATTAGCATTTCTCCGTTTTGCTTAACCACATTTCATTCATCGCGCCGCCGCGGATAAGCATGGGATACACGTGCTCAGTCTCATCCACCATAATGTCGATAAATACCAGTCTGTCTTTCATGGCAAGGGCTTCGGCCATCTTAGACTCAAGCTCAGCAGGATCGCTAATCGTCATACCAACATGGCCATAGGCTTCGGCAATTTTGGCAAAGTTGGGGACCGAATCCATATAGGAATGGGAATGGCGACCCGAGTAGATCATATCCTGCCATTGTTTCACCATGCCAAGGAAACGGTTGTTTAAGTTGATAATTTTAACCGGCGTATCGTATTGCAGAGCGGTTGAAAGCTCTTGAATATTCATCTGAATCGAACCATCGCCCGTGACGCACACAACGGTTTCGTCCGGCATTGCCATTTTGACTCCCATGGCAGCGGGTAGACCAAAGCCCATGGTGCCAAGGCCACCGGAGTTAATCCAATGACGAGGTTTATCAAAGGGATAATAGAGCGCGGCAAACATTTGATGCTGGCCCACATCCGAGGCGACATAGGCCTCACCATTAGTGAGTTTGTAAAGAGTTTCAATTACTTGCTGTGGTTTGATCCGGTTGCTTTCCTTATCGTATGCCAAGCAGTTGCGGTTACGCCACACAGTGATTTCTTGCCACCATTGATTAATTGCCTCGCTATCGTTGCCCTCCTTCGACTCATCCAGCAGGGCTAGCATGCTGTCCAGTACGATATCGGCCGAGCCTACGATGGGGATATCCACTCGTACGGTTTTTGAAATCGATGAAGGGTCGATATCAATATGTAAAATGGTGGCATTAGGGCAGTATTTTTCGATGTTGTTAGTGGTTCTGTCATCGAAACGTACACCAATCCCGAAGATAAGATCGCAGTTATGCATGGTCATGTTGGCTTCATAGTGCCCGTGCATCCCCAGCATTCCTAAGCTGTTTTTATGGGTGCCAGGGAAGGCGCCAAGGCCCATTAAGGTGCTGACAACGGGGATATTTAATTTTTCCGCTAAGGCTAAGATCTGCTTTTCACTGCTTGAGATAATGGCGCCTCCACCCACATAAAGCACAGGTTTTTTCGCGGCGAGTAATGCCTGTAATCCACGGCGAATTTGACCCTTATGGCCCGATGTCGTTGGATTATAGGAGCGCATTTTAATGCTCTCGGGGTAAATATAGTCGTGCAGTAATGCTGGATTGAGGCAATCCTTTGGCAAGTCGACAACCACGGGGCCGGGGCGACCTGTGGAAGCAATATAAAATGCTTTTTTAATGATCTCAGGAATTTGAGTGGGATCTTGTACTAAAAAGCTGTGTTTGACGACTGGGCGTGAAATCCCAATCATGTCGCATTCTTGGAACGCATCGTTACCGATTAAATTGCTCGGCACTTGGCCAGATAACACCACTAATGGAATTGAATCCATATAGGCGGTGGCGATGCCGGTAATGGCATTGGTGGCACCTGGGCCTGAGGTCACGAGTACCACGCCCACTTTACCCGTGGCGCGGGCATAACCATCGGCCATATGCACGGCGGCTTGTTCGTGACGAACCAGAATATGTTCAATACCGGGGATAAGGTGCAGGGCGTCGTAGATATCTAACACTGAGCCGCCAGGATAACCAAATATGTGCTTTACACCTTCATCGATCAGGGATCGCACAATCATGCTGGCGCCGGATAACTTCTCCATGTGAAACTCCTATTGCATAGTACCGTTACGGTAAACAGTATCTTGTTACAGCGACGGTAATCGCTCTAAAAATAAGTCTGAAGGGTAATTCAGACTCCGATTGCTGAGCTTGAAATCATCGATTTCAAGCGCTCATCCCTTTGGATGCAGCAGCTGTTGCAATGAACAGAATTTCATCATATTCAAAAAAGAACACATTTCAAGGCTTTTATGTAAAAAATAACCAACTTGAAACAATTTCATGTTTAGGCGCGATAAACGCTCATGAAACGGGAGTTTTTGTGTGGGGTCATTTTATTTAATTACTTTAATTATAATGGGTTAGCTGGTTTACAATGAAAAACGGCACCCAAGCTACTATATATAACCTAAGTGCCGTTTATTTAGAGAACGCTTAATTTGTTACAAATCAACTACAAAAGAGAGGCAAACCATGATTGCTTGGTTTAGGTGGCATAAAGATGCCATCACTCCTTCGGCTTCGCTTGATGAGTCGAACGGTTAAATTGACAGAATCCCACCAACAATACCGCCGTCAGCATCAATGCCGAGAAGGGCACTGCGGTGCCATTATAAAACAGCGCGAGTAATGGCCCTGCTAAGGCGCCGCAGCCAAATCGTAAGGTGCCAATTACCGCAGTGGCCGTGCCCGTTTCCTGCTTAAACTTCATCAGCACAATGGCATCGGCGTTGACCGACATGATACCAAGACTGCCCATAAGTGGGATCAGCATCAACACGGTGAAATGATAACTGAGCCCCAGTAAATTCACCCCCAGTAAACCGACCGCCGCCAGCGCACCGAAGAAGGTCGATACGTGCAGCATTCTTAACGAGCCATAACGGCCCACAATTCGGGTATTGATAATATTTGCCAGCATCAGCGCGCCCACATTGGTACTAAAGAGTAGGGCAAATAAGGATTTATCTAAGGAAAAAACCTCCATATAGACAAAGGGTGATGCGGTTAAATAACAGAAAAACGCAAAGGAGGTGAGTACACCGCTGGCAATATTTAATTTAACCCCGGGACGTGAAAATACTGTCGCATAAGCCCCTAAAAAGGATTTTTGACTGCGGCTACTCTGATCTTTATCGCTGGGCATTCTCAGCAGCGTAATGACCAACAACAGCAACAACATGGCATAGGCCGATTGGATAAAGAAGATCAAATGCCATTCACCAATCTCGAGGATAAGGCTACCGATGCTTGGGGCTAATAATGGCGCTAACATCATGATTAAACTGACATAAGACATGCCTTTAGCCGTGTTTTCACCATAGACTTCTTTGATATACCCAGGGACAACCACAGTGGCCGCGGCGCCGATAAAGGCTTGTAAAAAGCGCAGGCCTAAAAACACTTCAATCTGTTCGGCTAAGCCGAGCAATAGGCTGACTAACATAAAGCCTGAGAGGCCCATTATTACCAAAGGGCGACGGCCAATACGGTCGGCAAGGGGGCCAAAACACAGCATGCCGAGGGCATAGCCTCCTAAGTAAACACTCAAGGATTGTTGGACTAGAGTGATATCGGTATGAAAACTCTGGGCAAGTGTTGCCATAGCGGGCAAATACATGTCGATCGCGAGCGGCGTGATCGCGACAATGGCGGCGAGCATAGGGATCAGCAGTGCCAAGTGGGGAATGCTGCTCGGTTTAGTCGGATAGCTTGACGGTTGTGGGTCCACAGTTACCTCGGGTGGCGAAAGAAGGCGATATTAAGTGTATGTCACTCGAAAACCAAAATTGTAGGGTAACAATTTTGCCTAATGGCGACTCATTTTGCCTCAATTAACATAGCGTAATTTTGCCATGAACATTGGAGGAGTATAGGGAAGAAATGAGTGGCCGGCGAAGAGTCTCTCAACCGTCATAGCCACAGTTGATTTAAGTCCTCGGCTTTGTATCGAGTCTAAGGATATTAAGCCATAACATAGTAAAACGCTCAGGCAAATAAGCCAATCTCGATGACGATATCTTTACACTTAAATTGTAACCAAAATGGATTTTATGTCCTT comes from the Shewanella seohaensis genome and includes:
- the fdx gene encoding ISC system 2Fe-2S type ferredoxin, encoding MPQLVFLPHAELCPDGAVLEAKVGETILDVALRNGINIEHACEKSCACTTCHCIVREGFDELDPSDELEDDMLDKAWGLEPESRLSCQAKVVDSDLVIEIPKYTVNMVSEG
- the rimK gene encoding 30S ribosomal protein S6--L-glutamate ligase, translating into MRIAILSQGPELYSTKRLVEAATLRGHEVQVINPLECYMNINMRQSSIHIGGEELPPFDAVIPRIGASITFYGSAVLRQFEMMGVYALNDSVGISRSRDKLRSMQLMSRRGIGLPITGFANKPSDIPDLIDMVGGAPLVIKLLEGTQGIGVVLAETRKAAESVIEAFMGLKANIMVQEYIKEANGADIRCFVLGDKVIAAMKRQAMPGEFRSNLHRGGTASLVKLTPEERSVAIRAAKTMGLNVAGVDLLRSNHGPVVMEVNSSPGLEGIEGATAKDVAGAIIEFVEKNALKAKKPTQA
- the iscX gene encoding Fe-S cluster assembly protein IscX; protein product: MSLKWIDSLDIALELLEKHSEVDPHKLHFTQLYEWVLALDDFDDDPKHCNERILEAIQQCWIEEK
- the ndk gene encoding nucleoside-diphosphate kinase — translated: MAIERTFSIIKPDAVAKNHIGAIYNRFETAGLKIVAAKMLHLTKEQAEGFYAEHSERGFFGALVAFMTSGPIMVQVLEGENAVLAHREILGATNPAQAAPGTIRADFAQSIDENAAHGSDSLESAAREIAYFFSAEELCPRTR
- a CDS encoding Hsp20 family protein, producing MRTYDLTPLYRSAIGFDRLAQMAEHAAANNGNSGYPPYNIELLGENRYRITMAVAGFSMEELEISSEGEKLLVRGNKAESQTERKYLYQGIAERGFERTFQLADYVTVLGASLENGLLNIDLVREIPEALKPRKIEITTSRLLDGQS
- the ilvN gene encoding acetolactate synthase small subunit yields the protein MRRIISVLLENQSGALSRVVGLFSQRGYNIESLTVAPTDDNTLSRLNITVVADEKVLEQIEKQLHKLVDVLKVSNVTESAYIERELALVKVRAQGELREEIKRTADIFRGQIVDVTANLYTIQLVGTTEKLDAFIHSMGEVTKVVEVSRSGVVGLARGEKAMRA
- a CDS encoding acetolactate synthase 3 large subunit, whose translation is MEKLSGASMIVRSLIDEGVKHIFGYPGGSVLDIYDALHLIPGIEHILVRHEQAAVHMADGYARATGKVGVVLVTSGPGATNAITGIATAYMDSIPLVVLSGQVPSNLIGNDAFQECDMIGISRPVVKHSFLVQDPTQIPEIIKKAFYIASTGRPGPVVVDLPKDCLNPALLHDYIYPESIKMRSYNPTTSGHKGQIRRGLQALLAAKKPVLYVGGGAIISSSEKQILALAEKLNIPVVSTLMGLGAFPGTHKNSLGMLGMHGHYEANMTMHNCDLIFGIGVRFDDRTTNNIEKYCPNATILHIDIDPSSISKTVRVDIPIVGSADIVLDSMLALLDESKEGNDSEAINQWWQEITVWRNRNCLAYDKESNRIKPQQVIETLYKLTNGEAYVASDVGQHQMFAALYYPFDKPRHWINSGGLGTMGFGLPAAMGVKMAMPDETVVCVTGDGSIQMNIQELSTALQYDTPVKIINLNNRFLGMVKQWQDMIYSGRHSHSYMDSVPNFAKIAEAYGHVGMTISDPAELESKMAEALAMKDRLVFIDIMVDETEHVYPMLIRGGAMNEMWLSKTEKC
- a CDS encoding multidrug effflux MFS transporter; translation: MDPQPSSYPTKPSSIPHLALLIPMLAAIVAITPLAIDMYLPAMATLAQSFHTDITLVQQSLSVYLGGYALGMLCFGPLADRIGRRPLVIMGLSGFMLVSLLLGLAEQIEVFLGLRFLQAFIGAAATVVVPGYIKEVYGENTAKGMSYVSLIMMLAPLLAPSIGSLILEIGEWHLIFFIQSAYAMLLLLLVITLLRMPSDKDQSSRSQKSFLGAYATVFSRPGVKLNIASGVLTSFAFFCYLTASPFVYMEVFSLDKSLFALLFSTNVGALMLANIINTRIVGRYGSLRMLHVSTFFGALAAVGLLGVNLLGLSYHFTVLMLIPLMGSLGIMSVNADAIVLMKFKQETGTATAVIGTLRFGCGALAGPLLALFYNGTAVPFSALMLTAVLLVGFCQFNRSTHQAKPKE